A region of Moorena producens PAL-8-15-08-1 DNA encodes the following proteins:
- a CDS encoding adenosylhomocysteinase, producing the protein MINFQVFEQAREKHPRSQAMPFMAELRQQMRSHQPYQGLRLLHHIHLTIETVFKVEPLLLAGAELTVSCPNFIKPNPEAVEILLSANVEVNLEGNFEDNYDICLDLYGELPTLLNPRQGVVELTKLDNEIYQSLDISYPLISVDDSSLKNIETFYGTSKAFVNAFHQLTNEALVDKNLVIFGCGKVGKGLVNELLGLTKELVVVEKNPKILEQLRARGIKGLQAEDLDGIRAALKEAFCVVTCTGVNGVLSKEYDLDKEDFSGKYLANIGAEDEFGDNFSDAEVLFKKAPINFSLAEPTPVQTLDPVFYAHNIAIDLILSKELEPGYHSFPSHLAQEIIEKWGNYHDQDIAFLRE; encoded by the coding sequence ATGATTAATTTTCAGGTCTTTGAACAAGCACGGGAAAAACATCCCCGCTCTCAAGCTATGCCATTTATGGCTGAGCTGAGACAACAGATGCGTTCGCATCAGCCTTATCAAGGATTAAGACTATTACATCATATCCACTTGACCATAGAAACTGTCTTTAAAGTTGAACCGTTGCTGTTGGCTGGTGCTGAGCTTACCGTGTCTTGCCCTAATTTTATCAAGCCTAACCCAGAAGCGGTGGAAATTTTACTCAGTGCTAATGTTGAGGTTAATCTTGAAGGGAATTTTGAGGATAACTATGATATTTGTTTAGATCTTTATGGAGAGTTACCCACACTACTCAACCCTCGCCAGGGAGTGGTAGAGCTAACTAAACTCGATAACGAGATCTATCAATCGTTAGATATTTCCTATCCCTTGATTTCTGTGGATGACAGTTCCCTAAAAAATATCGAAACATTCTATGGCACTAGTAAGGCATTTGTCAATGCCTTTCACCAGTTAACTAACGAGGCATTAGTGGATAAAAATTTGGTAATCTTTGGTTGTGGAAAAGTTGGGAAAGGACTCGTTAATGAATTATTAGGCTTAACCAAGGAGCTGGTGGTTGTCGAGAAAAATCCTAAGATTTTGGAACAGCTTAGGGCTAGAGGAATCAAAGGGTTACAGGCTGAGGACTTGGATGGAATTAGGGCAGCACTAAAGGAGGCTTTTTGTGTTGTAACCTGTACGGGAGTTAATGGAGTACTTTCTAAGGAGTATGACTTAGACAAGGAAGATTTCAGTGGTAAGTATCTTGCCAACATTGGCGCAGAAGATGAATTTGGTGATAACTTCTCAGATGCAGAAGTGCTTTTCAAAAAAGCTCCGATCAATTTTTCCTTAGCGGAACCTACTCCAGTTCAGACTCTCGACCCAGTCTTCTATGCCCATAACATAGCGATTGACTTAATTTTATCGAAGGAATTGGAACCCGGTTACCATTCATTTCCTAGTCATCTTGCCCAGGAAATAATAGAGAAATGGGGAAACTATCATGATCAAGATATAGCGTTTTTAAGGGAGTAG
- a CDS encoding cyclase family protein, with protein sequence MPIIDLSDTLQNDKDWTPWWARNSVTYQNHKFGRLAIWMLFRITPKYLRGGLGWANDVIKLSTHGTTHMDAPWHYAPTCGGKPAKTIDQIPLDWCYRDGVVLDMRHKNHGEAITVEDVKLALDKINYTLQPFDIVLIHTGNDRRYGTPDYFTHGSGVSAEATHWLIDQGIKVMGIDSWGWDVPLPVQAQQAKASGRNDIFWAAHFVGIDKEYCQLERLTNLDQLPSHGFKVAAFPLKVKNGSAGPARVVGIIED encoded by the coding sequence ATGCCCATAATTGATCTCAGTGATACCTTGCAAAATGACAAGGATTGGACTCCCTGGTGGGCACGCAATTCGGTAACTTACCAAAATCATAAATTTGGACGGTTAGCGATCTGGATGCTGTTTAGGATAACACCGAAATACCTGCGGGGAGGACTTGGTTGGGCCAATGACGTGATTAAGCTTTCGACCCATGGCACAACTCATATGGATGCGCCATGGCACTACGCACCAACTTGTGGGGGCAAGCCTGCCAAGACCATTGACCAGATCCCGTTGGACTGGTGTTACCGTGATGGCGTGGTTTTAGATATGCGCCACAAAAACCATGGTGAGGCGATTACTGTCGAGGATGTGAAATTGGCTCTCGACAAGATTAACTATACACTCCAGCCGTTCGATATCGTGCTAATCCACACTGGTAACGATCGGCGGTATGGAACACCGGATTATTTTACCCATGGATCTGGTGTCAGTGCTGAAGCCACACACTGGCTGATTGATCAGGGAATCAAAGTGATGGGGATTGACTCTTGGGGTTGGGATGTACCTCTACCAGTTCAAGCTCAGCAGGCCAAAGCTAGTGGGAGGAACGATATTTTCTGGGCGGCTCATTTTGTTGGGATTGACAAGGAATATTGCCAACTGGAACGGCTAACTAATCTTGATCAACTACCATCCCATGGCTTCAAAGTTGCAGCTTTCCCCCTTAAGGTCAAAAATGGCTCCGCTGGACCGGCTCGGGTGGTCGGCATTATCGAAGATTGA
- a CDS encoding RNA-guided endonuclease InsQ/TnpB family protein, producing MIILEFKAKGKESQYSAIDEAIRTVKFIRNSCIRLWLDNKGTGKSDLSRYSKILANEFPFANELNSTARQAASERAWSSIVRFYDNCQKKVPGKKGFPKFHKRARSVEYKKSGWKLSPDKKSITFTDKKGIGKLKLKGTWDLWRFDKKQINRVRIVRRADGYYVQFCVAVVAREDLNSTGRTIGLDVGLKEFYTDSDDHTEPNPRFYRKGEERLKFYQRRVSRKNKGSSNRRKAVNRLGRQHLKISRQREEHAKKLARCVIRSNDLVAYEDLRVKNLVKNHCLAKSINDAGWYQFRKWLEHFGEKFGRVTVAVNPAYTSQNCSECGEVVKKSLSTRTHVCKCGCKLDRDHNAAVNILNRALGTVGHTGTWIDRRSRYANIDPNSSGDLASTVLGSGQVQQVESLIEESLRL from the coding sequence GTGATTATTTTAGAGTTTAAAGCCAAAGGCAAAGAGTCCCAATATTCAGCTATAGATGAAGCTATTCGGACAGTCAAGTTTATCCGAAATAGCTGCATCCGTCTATGGTTGGACAATAAAGGGACAGGGAAAAGTGACCTGAGCCGGTACTCCAAAATACTGGCCAATGAATTCCCCTTTGCCAATGAATTAAACTCTACCGCCCGTCAGGCTGCGTCTGAGAGGGCATGGTCGTCGATTGTTCGCTTCTACGATAATTGCCAGAAAAAAGTTCCAGGTAAAAAGGGTTTTCCTAAGTTTCATAAACGCGCTCGTTCTGTCGAATACAAGAAGTCAGGATGGAAGTTGTCCCCTGACAAAAAGTCGATAACGTTCACGGATAAGAAAGGGATTGGGAAGCTTAAGCTTAAAGGGACTTGGGATCTATGGCGCTTCGACAAGAAACAAATTAATCGGGTTCGGATAGTCCGACGAGCTGACGGCTACTATGTCCAGTTCTGTGTGGCAGTCGTAGCACGCGAAGACTTAAATTCGACTGGTCGAACAATCGGATTAGATGTAGGACTCAAAGAGTTTTATACAGATTCTGATGATCATACAGAACCTAACCCTCGATTTTACAGAAAAGGCGAAGAACGTTTAAAGTTTTATCAACGTCGGGTTTCCCGAAAAAATAAAGGCTCATCCAACCGAAGAAAAGCCGTCAATAGACTAGGCAGGCAGCATCTCAAAATAAGTAGGCAGCGTGAAGAACATGCGAAGAAACTCGCACGTTGCGTAATCCGATCTAACGATCTGGTCGCCTACGAAGACTTGAGAGTTAAAAACCTAGTAAAAAATCATTGTCTAGCAAAGTCTATTAACGATGCAGGTTGGTATCAGTTTAGGAAGTGGTTGGAGCACTTTGGCGAAAAGTTTGGTAGAGTCACCGTCGCGGTAAATCCTGCCTACACAAGTCAGAATTGCTCTGAATGCGGCGAAGTTGTGAAAAAATCGCTATCAACTAGGACTCACGTCTGTAAATGTGGTTGTAAGTTAGACCGCGATCACAACGCCGCAGTCAACATTCTTAATAGAGCCTTGGGTACGGTGGGGCACACCGGAACCTGGATTGACCGTAGGTCACGCTACGCGAACATCGATCCGAACTCTTCAGGAGATTTGGCCTCTACTGTTCTTGGTTCCGGCCAGGTTCAGCAAGTCGAGTCGTTGATTGAAGAATCCCTGCGTCTTTAG
- a CDS encoding GspE/PulE family protein codes for MMQTGVKTSSAWRKLRKGEINCETALKLLVNPQGELNVNLLDREVSSRFFKPFPNRQDLPPVIPLVLWRNCYYLGSPLQLSPEQLKKLSDRTFTEIKIIPIAPKSYKRWYHRENNDAKSISSVGFVNPLTGEVEQEDITETTELYLSQAADQIERIKTIISGALRNRASDIHLEPMTDGLRVRYRIDGILRDITTLPSDLGRAVVVALKVMSDMDIAESRRPQDGRIGENYATGEEAELGLDLRVSTLPCVGGEKAVIRLLPRENPFSGLEELGFSDEELKIYKGWLQQPQGMVIITGPTGSGKTSTLYNSLQGLATEHVNVVTVEDPVEYVLPRITQTQVNEAAGMTFAAGMRAILRQDPDIIMVGEIRDAETAETGIRAALTGHLVLTTLHTNDAVSAIPRIKDIGPEPGLISDALLGIVAQRLVRKVCPHCQEPYTPTSEDLRKLNLRPEEANLKGWRKGKGCAKCYNSGYLGREAIVELLDVDDTVRQLIYEGTMTQLHRYLDKISFYSFRKAAIEKVTKGVTTLTEILRVLPHSALSFDTPRSKDAGILQSTTRLAEPGRNQEQ; via the coding sequence ATGATGCAAACGGGCGTTAAAACGTCATCGGCTTGGAGGAAGTTGAGAAAGGGTGAAATTAACTGTGAAACAGCCCTTAAACTGTTGGTTAACCCACAAGGAGAACTAAACGTTAACCTACTGGATCGGGAAGTAAGTTCCCGGTTCTTTAAGCCATTCCCCAATCGCCAAGATTTACCTCCGGTGATTCCGCTGGTACTGTGGCGCAACTGTTATTACTTGGGTAGCCCACTCCAGTTATCCCCAGAGCAGCTCAAAAAATTAAGCGATCGCACTTTCACGGAAATCAAAATTATTCCCATTGCACCAAAAAGCTACAAGCGATGGTACCACAGGGAAAACAATGATGCCAAATCTATCAGTTCGGTAGGCTTTGTCAATCCCCTGACTGGTGAGGTGGAACAAGAAGACATTACCGAAACCACAGAATTGTATCTGTCCCAAGCGGCTGACCAGATTGAGCGGATTAAAACCATTATCTCTGGAGCTCTGCGTAACCGCGCCAGTGATATTCACCTGGAACCGATGACTGATGGCTTAAGAGTCCGCTATCGGATTGACGGGATTCTTAGGGATATAACTACTTTACCGTCAGACTTGGGACGAGCAGTGGTGGTTGCTCTCAAAGTCATGTCTGATATGGACATTGCTGAAAGCCGCCGTCCTCAAGATGGTCGGATTGGGGAAAACTATGCTACTGGGGAGGAGGCAGAACTTGGGTTAGATCTGCGGGTGAGTACCCTCCCTTGTGTGGGGGGGGAGAAAGCAGTGATTCGCTTATTACCAAGAGAGAACCCCTTTTCTGGCTTGGAAGAGTTAGGCTTTTCTGACGAAGAGCTTAAAATCTATAAAGGTTGGTTGCAGCAACCCCAAGGAATGGTTATTATCACCGGTCCGACTGGTTCTGGTAAAACTAGTACGCTATATAATTCCCTGCAAGGGTTAGCCACAGAACATGTGAATGTAGTAACGGTGGAAGACCCAGTGGAGTATGTCTTACCCCGGATTACCCAGACCCAAGTGAATGAGGCAGCGGGGATGACCTTTGCGGCAGGGATGAGGGCAATTTTACGCCAAGACCCGGACATCATTATGGTGGGGGAAATTCGGGATGCTGAAACCGCTGAAACAGGGATTCGAGCGGCTTTGACCGGTCACTTAGTACTGACCACTCTCCACACCAATGATGCGGTCAGTGCTATTCCTCGTATTAAAGATATTGGTCCGGAACCGGGTTTAATCAGTGATGCCCTATTGGGAATAGTGGCACAGCGTTTGGTGCGCAAAGTATGTCCCCACTGTCAAGAACCTTACACCCCGACTTCTGAAGATTTGCGGAAGCTGAATTTGAGGCCAGAGGAAGCTAATCTCAAAGGTTGGCGGAAAGGAAAGGGTTGCGCCAAGTGCTACAATTCCGGCTATTTAGGACGGGAAGCCATTGTGGAGTTATTGGATGTAGATGATACGGTACGGCAGTTGATTTATGAGGGAACTATGACTCAGTTGCACCGTTACCTGGATAAAATCAGTTTTTATTCCTTCCGGAAGGCGGCGATTGAAAAGGTAACCAAAGGGGTAACCACCCTAACTGAAATCCTACGAGTTCTACCCCACAGTGCTTTGTCCTTTGACACTCCCCGGTCTAAAGACGCAGGGATTCTTCAATCAACGACTCGACTTGCTGAACCTGGCCGGAACCAAGAACAGTAG
- a CDS encoding endonuclease/exonuclease/phosphatase, with the protein MSEFTPEEWVKIRETLADDPTKYGLPKREYGSVVLGSFNIRKLGRVTNRSPETWDFLAHVCKHFDLLAIQEIMDDLSGFQELKGRMGSEFGTIVSDRTGVFPNEPGLGERLGFIYNLSMVQRGEVVSDISFDRTKVLETLARNYDQINQAILPYVDYLKELDQWNSNQLGKRPNNPNVRMPVFLTFARQPFCVSFRIVGHPGTNPYEFMAVNAHLYFGNYISDRRQEFDALMAWILGRFIEHDRAYYPNFILLGDLNLDFDNPTTDRDRIEKHIKMFNAKVRGEANVNFPFLDPHPATNQVLRTNARFTETFDQIGLFNWDQRLPTYKEHSSMGENPRGPDYGVFNFVELFSDALYNRGVSELSLSEKKAFFPRFEHEVSDHLPLWLRLPLPD; encoded by the coding sequence ATGTCTGAATTTACTCCAGAAGAATGGGTAAAAATCCGAGAAACTTTGGCTGACGATCCCACTAAGTATGGATTGCCTAAACGGGAATATGGCTCGGTGGTGTTGGGGTCATTTAATATCAGAAAACTGGGGAGGGTAACTAACCGCAGTCCTGAAACCTGGGATTTTTTGGCTCATGTTTGTAAGCACTTTGATTTGCTGGCTATCCAAGAAATCATGGATGACCTGAGTGGTTTCCAGGAGTTGAAGGGGCGGATGGGGTCAGAGTTTGGTACGATTGTGTCTGATCGAACTGGGGTGTTTCCTAATGAACCAGGATTAGGGGAAAGACTGGGATTTATATATAATTTGTCGATGGTGCAGCGGGGTGAAGTGGTCTCAGATATTTCTTTTGACCGTACTAAGGTGTTAGAAACCTTGGCTCGTAACTATGATCAGATCAATCAGGCTATTTTACCCTATGTGGACTATCTAAAAGAACTGGATCAGTGGAACTCAAATCAGTTAGGAAAACGCCCGAATAATCCGAATGTTAGGATGCCAGTGTTTCTAACCTTTGCTCGCCAACCGTTCTGTGTCAGCTTTAGAATTGTTGGTCATCCTGGTACTAACCCCTATGAGTTTATGGCGGTTAATGCTCATCTGTATTTTGGTAACTATATCTCCGATCGCCGTCAGGAATTTGATGCACTGATGGCATGGATATTAGGACGGTTTATCGAACATGATCGAGCGTATTATCCCAATTTTATCTTATTAGGGGATCTGAATCTAGATTTTGATAATCCTACTACAGACCGTGACCGGATTGAAAAGCATATCAAGATGTTTAATGCTAAGGTGAGAGGGGAAGCAAATGTTAATTTTCCGTTCTTAGATCCCCATCCAGCGACAAACCAAGTCTTGCGCACTAATGCTAGATTTACGGAAACCTTTGACCAAATTGGTTTGTTTAATTGGGATCAACGTCTTCCTACTTATAAGGAACATTCCTCTATGGGGGAAAACCCACGAGGACCGGATTATGGTGTTTTTAATTTTGTTGAATTGTTTAGTGATGCGTTGTACAACCGAGGGGTTAGTGAGTTATCACTATCCGAGAAGAAGGCATTTTTTCCACGGTTTGAACATGAGGTAAGTGACCATTTACCGTTGTGGTTACGACTGCCGTTGCCGGATTGA
- a CDS encoding pentapeptide repeat-containing protein, producing the protein MSNQEIRPEAQPLIDRCIEEKTKDFLEIGRIAGLNTTSDCAGADLSGANLSSVNLSGVNLSGANLSLAKLNGANLFGANLLGANLFGTDLNEANLSDANLSDANLSEAILSRAILSSSNLRGTIVSNANFSYAIVSNANLSHAILSNANLSYANLFGANLSEANLFGATLSCATLNYAIFNHANLSYSNLSYASMDYTVLSAANLRCALLGETNLSKVNLSDAKLEKARLVNNVGISEEMKLDLKQRGAIFEDSHDNNGLTILNR; encoded by the coding sequence ATGTCTAATCAAGAAATTCGGCCAGAAGCGCAACCGTTAATCGATCGCTGTATAGAGGAGAAAACTAAGGACTTTTTGGAGATAGGGAGAATTGCTGGTCTTAATACAACATCCGATTGTGCAGGTGCTGATCTCAGCGGTGCTAATTTGAGTAGTGTTAACCTCAGCGGTGTCAATTTGAGTGGTGCTAACCTTAGTCTTGCTAAACTCAATGGGGCTAATTTATTTGGTGCTAATTTATTGGGAGCTAACTTGTTTGGCACTGACCTGAATGAGGCTAATCTTAGTGATGCTAATCTTAGTGATGCTAATCTCAGCGAGGCTATCCTCAGTCGTGCTATTCTCAGCAGTAGTAATCTTAGGGGTACTATAGTCAGCAATGCTAACTTTAGCTATGCTATCGTGAGTAATGCCAACCTCAGCCATGCTATCTTGAGTAATGCTAATCTGAGTTATGCTAATCTGTTTGGTGCTAACCTCAGCGAAGCGAATCTATTTGGTGCTACCTTAAGTTGTGCTACTTTGAATTATGCCATTTTTAATCATGCTAATTTGAGTTACAGCAACTTAAGTTATGCCTCGATGGATTATACAGTACTGAGTGCTGCTAACCTCAGATGTGCTCTCCTGGGGGAGACTAACTTGAGTAAGGTCAATCTGAGTGATGCTAAATTAGAGAAAGCCCGGTTGGTAAATAATGTAGGAATTTCTGAAGAGATGAAGCTTGACTTGAAACAAAGGGGAGCAATTTTTGAAGATTCCCATGATAATAATGGTTTGACAATTCTGAATCGTTAA
- a CDS encoding RNase A-like domain-containing protein, translating into MIKMLTDWKQSIVKGAGVLAVLTLVQSFCVSQSASAQCVPSNFPSNWLRQQEDLGGKTINRHVGKTDQQLVNKLINNPKIAAASTYPDLRTAANHIKDALRANRSSFNNWVLGAAVGEKRAVKYRATTVVGRVASSPPSLSNIDNTRRLRVVMIKTAQGDCLLNTSYPVR; encoded by the coding sequence ATGATTAAGATGCTGACCGATTGGAAACAATCCATAGTAAAGGGTGCTGGAGTATTGGCTGTTTTAACTCTTGTACAGAGTTTCTGTGTGAGTCAATCAGCTTCTGCCCAATGCGTTCCGAGTAATTTTCCCTCGAACTGGTTACGACAACAGGAGGACCTCGGTGGTAAGACCATTAATCGCCATGTTGGTAAAACTGATCAACAACTAGTAAATAAATTAATAAATAATCCCAAAATCGCCGCAGCTAGCACCTATCCCGATTTGAGAACTGCTGCCAATCATATCAAAGATGCTTTGAGAGCCAATCGTAGTAGCTTCAATAATTGGGTTCTTGGTGCTGCGGTAGGTGAGAAGCGAGCTGTTAAGTATAGGGCTACGACAGTAGTTGGTCGTGTGGCTAGCAGTCCTCCTTCTCTGAGCAATATTGATAATACTAGGAGGTTGCGTGTGGTTATGATAAAAACAGCACAGGGAGATTGCTTACTTAATACTTCATATCCCGTTAGATAA
- a CDS encoding RNase A-like domain-containing protein, whose translation MLTHWKKSLAKSAGFLAVLTLVQGFYLSQSAFAQCVPSNFYSDWLQRQEYLGGHTIDRHVGKSDQQLVDRLINAPRISAASTYSDLETAATNIQAALRANRNRLNSWVLDAARGEKRAVKYRTREVVGRVASRPPSLSNISNSRKLLVVMKKTAKGDCLLLTSYPAR comes from the coding sequence ATGCTTACCCATTGGAAAAAATCCCTAGCCAAGAGTGCTGGATTCTTGGCTGTTTTGACTCTTGTACAGGGTTTTTACCTGAGTCAATCAGCTTTTGCGCAATGCGTGCCGAGTAATTTTTACTCCGACTGGTTACAACGACAGGAGTACCTTGGTGGTCACACCATTGATCGCCATGTTGGTAAAAGTGATCAACAACTAGTAGACCGATTAATTAATGCTCCCAGAATCAGCGCAGCTAGCACCTATAGCGATTTGGAAACTGCTGCCACTAATATTCAAGCTGCTTTGAGAGCCAACCGGAATAGATTAAATAGTTGGGTTCTTGATGCTGCTAGAGGTGAGAAGCGAGCTGTTAAGTATAGGACTAGGGAAGTAGTTGGTCGTGTGGCTAGCCGTCCTCCTTCTCTGAGCAATATTTCTAATAGTAGGAAGTTGCTTGTGGTTATGAAAAAAACAGCAAAGGGAGATTGCTTACTTCTTACGTCATATCCCGCTAGATAA
- a CDS encoding DUF4231 domain-containing protein, giving the protein MVKKRSYREQYKEEMGGLIDGIDLSEMQKRFIKARWLDQVLWLDKRANQCRNRYYTLRLFTIIGGVIVPALVGINSSNGQIRVALGWTAFALSQIVAISAALEELFQSGKHYTQYRNSAEAMKIEGWQFLQLSGPYQRLENHTQAFSQFSSRVEALIKKDVEGYISEVQQEQKHAREETEFLSQNPTQNPAQNLNMAESQLNEQLQQAAIR; this is encoded by the coding sequence ATGGTAAAAAAACGGTCTTATCGGGAACAATATAAAGAAGAGATGGGTGGGTTGATTGATGGAATTGATCTATCGGAAATGCAGAAGCGGTTTATCAAAGCTCGCTGGCTCGACCAAGTGTTGTGGTTAGACAAGCGAGCAAATCAGTGTCGCAACCGCTATTATACCCTGCGACTGTTCACCATTATCGGAGGGGTAATTGTTCCCGCTTTAGTCGGTATCAACAGCAGCAACGGTCAAATCAGAGTAGCTCTGGGTTGGACTGCCTTTGCACTGAGTCAGATAGTGGCAATTAGCGCCGCTTTAGAAGAGCTATTTCAATCTGGCAAACACTACACTCAGTATCGCAACAGCGCAGAAGCCATGAAGATAGAAGGCTGGCAATTTCTTCAGTTAAGTGGACCTTACCAACGTCTAGAAAACCACACCCAGGCATTTAGCCAGTTTTCCTCCCGTGTCGAGGCGCTGATTAAAAAAGATGTAGAAGGATACATCAGCGAGGTTCAGCAAGAGCAGAAACATGCCAGGGAGGAAACAGAGTTCCTATCTCAAAATCCAACTCAAAACCCAGCTCAAAACCTAAATATGGCTGAGTCACAACTCAACGAACAATTACAACAGGCAGCGATTCGATAA